The Lacipirellula parvula genome window below encodes:
- a CDS encoding SDR family oxidoreductase — protein MSKVLSGKVAVVTGAAGAIGYGICEVLLENGATLVATDLPGEKLDAFAKDLDALAPGQSIGLPMDVTSPEGVGAALDEIYAKFGRLDIMIHNAGIAYVSKIVDMDIARFQLLEKVNVDGTLVVLKETGKRMIEKAAGGDIVVMSTKNVPSPSAGFGAYSATKAACHQLGRIASVEFAPHDIRVNMIAPDAVFAEGKYKSGLWDLVGEDRMKSRGVSEAELHEYYRNRNLLKASVTGRHVGNAVLYFVSRQSPTTGATIPVDGGLPDATPR, from the coding sequence GTGTCTAAGGTTTTGAGCGGCAAGGTCGCGGTCGTCACCGGCGCCGCCGGCGCCATTGGCTACGGCATCTGCGAAGTCCTGCTGGAAAACGGCGCCACGCTCGTCGCCACCGACCTGCCGGGCGAGAAGCTCGACGCCTTCGCGAAAGACCTCGACGCGCTCGCTCCCGGGCAATCGATCGGTTTGCCGATGGACGTCACCAGTCCGGAAGGCGTCGGCGCCGCGCTCGACGAGATTTACGCCAAGTTCGGCCGGCTCGACATCATGATTCACAACGCAGGCATCGCGTACGTGTCGAAGATCGTCGACATGGACATCGCCCGCTTCCAACTGCTTGAGAAGGTGAACGTCGACGGCACGCTCGTCGTCCTCAAGGAAACCGGCAAGCGGATGATCGAGAAAGCGGCCGGCGGCGACATCGTCGTCATGTCGACCAAAAACGTCCCCTCGCCAAGCGCTGGCTTCGGCGCCTACAGCGCGACGAAAGCCGCTTGCCATCAACTCGGCCGCATCGCAAGCGTCGAGTTCGCTCCGCACGACATCCGCGTCAACATGATCGCCCCCGACGCCGTGTTCGCCGAAGGCAAATACAAGTCGGGCCTGTGGGATCTCGTCGGCGAAGACCGCATGAAGTCCCGCGGCGTCAGCGAAGCGGAACTCCACGAATATTACCGCAACCGCAACCTGCTGAAGGCGTCGGTCACCGGCCGCCACGTCGGCAACGCAGTGCTCTACTTCGTCTCGCGGCAAAGCCCCACGACCGGCGCCACGATTCCCGTCGACGGCGGTTTGCCCGACGCGACGCCCCGCTAG
- a CDS encoding PIG-L family deacetylase, with product MSNVVELPEPLDVIAVGAHPDDVEIACGGTLARLAEQGHKVGIIDLTDGEPTPNSPGPEARLEEARAAAAALGIHKRIVLQLSNRKLFDSYENRVALAIELRRYRPKLVIGFGEKTPMASPDHWQAMQITDAAIFYARLTKWDDQFENLPPHKIAAQLYYTLAFYSATPLQGAGHLISDISATLEKKLAAVRCYATQFPKEKEHVFGRVEAQAKHMGEIAGFAAGELLVTPRTLGTRDLMGAMFGDVVVSPPSDAPM from the coding sequence ATGTCGAACGTTGTTGAACTTCCCGAACCGCTTGATGTGATTGCCGTCGGGGCGCATCCGGACGATGTGGAGATTGCTTGCGGCGGGACGCTCGCTCGGTTGGCTGAGCAGGGGCACAAGGTGGGGATCATTGATCTCACCGACGGCGAGCCGACGCCGAATTCGCCGGGGCCCGAGGCGCGGCTTGAGGAAGCGCGGGCGGCGGCGGCGGCGCTCGGGATTCACAAGCGGATCGTGCTGCAGCTTTCGAATCGGAAGCTCTTTGATTCGTACGAGAATCGCGTGGCGCTCGCGATCGAATTGCGGCGGTATCGGCCGAAGCTGGTGATTGGCTTTGGCGAGAAAACGCCGATGGCGTCGCCTGACCATTGGCAGGCGATGCAGATCACCGACGCGGCGATTTTTTACGCGCGGCTGACGAAGTGGGACGACCAGTTCGAGAACTTGCCGCCGCACAAGATTGCGGCGCAGCTTTACTACACGCTGGCGTTCTACTCAGCGACGCCGCTGCAGGGGGCGGGGCATCTCATCTCGGACATCAGCGCGACGCTGGAGAAGAAGCTCGCGGCGGTACGGTGCTATGCGACGCAGTTCCCAAAAGAGAAGGAGCACGTGTTTGGACGCGTTGAAGCGCAGGCCAAACACATGGGAGAAATCGCGGGGTTCGCGGCGGGCGAGTTGCTCGTGACGCCGCGGACGCTCGGGACGCGCGATCTCATGGGAGCGATGTTTGGAGACGTGGTGGTGTCACCGCCGTCGGATGCGCCGATGTAG
- a CDS encoding class II aldolase/adducin family protein → MVDAEQIKQEICDIGDRLYKRGFAAANDGNISYRIGPNEVLCTPTMICKGFMKPSDIATVDLEGNQLAGERKRSSEVLLHLEILKARPDVKSVVHCHPPHATAFAVAREAIPSCVLPEVDVFLGNVPIARYETPGGKEFAETVLPFTAQTNVMILASHGVVSYGESVERAYWLTEILDAYCRILILAKQVGGVEFLSEQQGWELLALKKRFGIDDPRHAASYQGSDLFADDIFREAWAASGVNGGAFGIPAWSRAAAEWTKRSGGPFDEEALVERIAERVAEKLRDKLK, encoded by the coding sequence ATGGTCGACGCCGAACAGATCAAGCAAGAGATTTGCGACATTGGCGACCGGCTGTACAAGCGCGGGTTCGCGGCCGCGAATGACGGCAATATTTCGTATCGCATCGGACCGAACGAAGTTCTTTGCACGCCAACGATGATCTGCAAGGGCTTCATGAAGCCGAGCGACATCGCGACGGTCGATCTTGAAGGCAATCAACTTGCCGGCGAGCGGAAGCGTTCGAGCGAAGTGCTGCTGCATCTCGAAATCTTGAAGGCCCGGCCCGACGTGAAAAGCGTCGTCCATTGCCATCCGCCGCATGCGACGGCGTTTGCCGTGGCCCGCGAGGCGATTCCGTCGTGCGTGCTGCCGGAGGTCGATGTGTTTCTCGGCAACGTGCCGATCGCGCGGTACGAGACGCCCGGCGGCAAGGAGTTTGCCGAGACGGTGCTGCCGTTCACCGCGCAAACGAACGTGATGATTCTCGCCAGCCACGGCGTCGTGAGCTACGGCGAGAGCGTCGAGCGGGCGTACTGGCTCACGGAGATTCTCGACGCCTATTGCCGGATTCTCATCCTGGCGAAGCAGGTCGGCGGCGTTGAGTTTCTGTCGGAGCAGCAAGGGTGGGAGTTGCTCGCGCTGAAGAAGCGGTTCGGCATCGACGATCCGCGGCATGCGGCGAGCTACCAAGGAAGCGATTTGTTCGCCGACGATATCTTCCGCGAGGCGTGGGCCGCGAGCGGCGTGAACGGCGGGGCCTTTGGCATCCCGGCGTGGTCGCGGGCGGCGGCGGAGTGGACGAAGCGCAGCGGCGGGCCGTTTGATGAAGAGGCGCTCGTGGAGCGGATCGCTGAGCGCGTCGCGGAAAAACTACGGGACAAACTGAAGTAG
- the purN gene encoding phosphoribosylglycinamide formyltransferase: protein MSREPVKPLKIAVLISGSGRTLKNFLDLAAEGSLPVDVRLVISSSPTAGGLQYAVDAAVPTEVLIRKNFSSAQAYGDAIFAACRAAGVDFVAMAGFLKLAPVPDDFAGRVVNIHPSLIPAFCGHGMYGHRVHEAVLEYGAKVAGVTVHFVDNEYDAGPIIWQQPTPVFDDDTADTLAARVFEVEKEAYPHVLKLLAAGRIKLDGRRVRIVAGRPRGGAMIDD from the coding sequence ATGAGTCGCGAACCGGTGAAGCCGCTGAAGATCGCCGTGCTGATCTCGGGCAGCGGGCGAACGCTGAAGAATTTTCTGGACCTAGCCGCCGAGGGAAGCCTGCCGGTTGACGTGCGGCTGGTGATTTCGAGCAGCCCCACCGCGGGCGGATTGCAGTACGCCGTCGATGCGGCCGTGCCGACGGAAGTGCTCATTCGCAAGAATTTTTCGTCGGCGCAGGCGTATGGCGATGCGATCTTTGCGGCGTGCCGTGCGGCGGGGGTCGACTTCGTGGCGATGGCGGGGTTCCTCAAGCTCGCGCCAGTGCCGGACGATTTTGCGGGGCGCGTGGTGAACATCCACCCGTCGCTGATTCCCGCGTTCTGCGGCCACGGCATGTATGGGCATCGCGTCCACGAGGCGGTGCTGGAGTATGGCGCCAAGGTGGCCGGCGTGACGGTGCACTTCGTCGACAACGAGTACGATGCGGGGCCGATCATTTGGCAGCAGCCGACGCCGGTGTTCGACGACGACACGGCGGACACGCTCGCGGCGCGGGTGTTCGAGGTCGAGAAAGAGGCGTATCCGCACGTGCTCAAGCTGCTGGCGGCGGGGCGGATCAAACTCGATGGGCGGCGGGTGCGGATTGTCGCGGGGCGGCCGCGCGGCGGGGCGATGATTGACGATTAG
- the ileS gene encoding isoleucine--tRNA ligase — protein sequence MFPPVDKDRGFPERELDVLRFWKERNVYQQTLDARDGAPPFVFFEGPPTANGMPHPGHCLTRSIKDLYPRYKTMRGYRCERKAGWDTHGLPVEVEVCKELGIHSKEEIENFGIEPFIQKCQASVWRYMNEWERLTERLGFWVDLQHAYVTYHQSFIESVWWSLKNLFDRGLLYKGHKIVWWWAQGGTALSSGEVGQGYREVADPSVYVKFPLVDDKGKAVGASLLVWTTTPWTLPSNQFVAINPKLSYCNIYDEDSQETLIVASDLAPSLEAKLKRPLKVVGELKAESLIGSHYAPPFDCYQAKDIKSSWRVVSADFVTTDSGTGLVHIAPAFGEDDYNVLQQLREQLGEQAPSLINCVGPDGKFTAEAPEFVRGRWVKDCDKDIIRDLKSRGLLFHQEQYLHDYPFCWRAEEDPLIQYPRESWFIRTTAFKDAMLENNSKINWLPEHIRDGRFGKFLESNVDWALSRERFWGTPLPIWVCSETGKMEALGGYDELLAKPGVRGTDVWDEAKRKNPELVDDLRVHKPYIDAVTYDSPFAKGARMERVTEVIDCWYDSGAMPFAQWGYRGEGGGGKAEGGSESAERFHSQFPADFISEAIDQTRGWFYSQLAISTMLWGSAPGSAKGTAMPYPHPFRNCIVLGHMLAEWWESKDGKQLFLSEEAALTACGNGGFVQKVGKMSKGKRNYREPSEIFDRYGADALRWYFFANQPPWTSIRYSEQSIKDSVPEFLLRLWNVYSFFTIYANIDGFDPATSPAKRPLAQRSELDRWIVSELNRTAAIVVERMDAYDNFAACAAITEFVDALSNWYVRRSRDRFWAADKQSAEKLDAYWTLYECLTTTAQLIAPFTPFLAESLWQNLVAKPLNGAKAGSAAESVHLCDYPTGDASAVDEQLSARMNLVRHISSLGRQARTSASLKVRQPLARVEVILADNTHQKWLEEHAAVIAEELNVKLVEFSDEPDKYVEHEVLPNFKLLGKKLGKLMPKVKPALASQSGAELLANLRDNGKVDLVIDGEAVELLPEELEVRFQAKPGWTAANDKGVVVVLATEVTPELLAEGLARDLVRVIQDRRKEMGCEFTDRINVGVVSAAPELIGAVESFREYISAETLAAKLTTQAIPNAAPLATKVGDADVELYLQVAS from the coding sequence ATGTTCCCACCTGTCGACAAAGACCGCGGCTTTCCTGAGCGTGAGCTCGACGTCCTTCGCTTCTGGAAGGAGCGGAACGTTTACCAGCAGACGCTCGACGCGCGGGACGGGGCGCCGCCGTTTGTGTTCTTCGAAGGGCCGCCGACGGCGAACGGCATGCCTCACCCCGGGCACTGCCTCACGCGGTCGATCAAGGATCTCTACCCGCGCTACAAGACGATGCGCGGCTACCGCTGCGAGCGGAAGGCGGGCTGGGATACGCACGGTTTGCCGGTGGAGGTGGAGGTCTGCAAAGAGCTCGGCATCCACTCGAAGGAAGAGATCGAGAACTTTGGGATCGAGCCGTTCATCCAAAAGTGCCAGGCGAGCGTCTGGCGGTACATGAACGAGTGGGAGCGTCTCACCGAGCGGCTCGGGTTTTGGGTCGATCTGCAGCACGCCTATGTGACATATCACCAGAGCTTTATCGAGAGCGTCTGGTGGTCGCTGAAGAATTTGTTTGACCGCGGGCTGCTGTACAAGGGGCACAAGATCGTTTGGTGGTGGGCCCAGGGCGGCACGGCGCTATCGAGCGGCGAGGTGGGGCAAGGGTACCGCGAGGTGGCGGATCCTAGCGTGTATGTGAAGTTTCCGCTTGTGGATGACAAGGGTAAGGCAGTTGGAGCGTCGCTCTTGGTTTGGACGACGACACCTTGGACGCTTCCGAGCAATCAATTTGTCGCCATCAACCCCAAGCTGAGCTACTGCAACATCTACGATGAAGACTCCCAGGAAACCTTGATCGTCGCCTCCGACTTGGCGCCATCTCTGGAAGCAAAACTAAAACGTCCGCTCAAGGTTGTCGGCGAACTCAAAGCGGAAAGCTTGATCGGATCGCACTACGCTCCCCCGTTCGACTGCTACCAAGCCAAAGACATCAAGTCCTCCTGGCGAGTGGTATCAGCCGACTTTGTGACGACCGACAGCGGTACAGGCCTCGTTCACATCGCTCCCGCGTTCGGCGAAGACGATTACAACGTTCTGCAACAACTTCGCGAACAGTTGGGCGAGCAGGCGCCATCGCTGATCAACTGTGTCGGCCCTGACGGTAAATTCACCGCGGAGGCGCCTGAGTTCGTCCGTGGCCGCTGGGTCAAGGATTGCGATAAGGACATCATTCGCGACCTCAAGTCGCGCGGGCTGCTGTTTCACCAAGAGCAGTACTTGCACGACTATCCCTTCTGCTGGCGGGCCGAAGAGGATCCGCTCATTCAGTACCCGCGCGAGAGTTGGTTCATCCGCACCACCGCGTTCAAGGACGCGATGCTGGAGAACAACTCGAAGATCAACTGGCTGCCGGAGCACATTCGCGACGGGCGGTTCGGAAAGTTCCTGGAATCGAACGTCGATTGGGCGCTGAGCCGCGAACGGTTTTGGGGAACGCCGCTGCCGATTTGGGTTTGCTCCGAAACTGGGAAGATGGAGGCGCTCGGCGGGTACGACGAGTTGCTCGCCAAGCCGGGCGTGCGCGGGACCGACGTGTGGGACGAGGCGAAGCGGAAGAATCCTGAACTCGTCGACGACCTGCGGGTGCACAAGCCGTACATCGACGCGGTGACTTACGACTCGCCGTTTGCGAAGGGGGCGCGGATGGAGCGCGTCACCGAGGTGATCGACTGCTGGTACGACAGCGGGGCGATGCCGTTTGCGCAGTGGGGATATCGAGGGGAAGGCGGAGGGGGGAAGGCGGAAGGGGGAAGCGAGAGCGCGGAGCGGTTTCATTCGCAGTTCCCGGCCGATTTTATCAGCGAGGCGATCGATCAGACGCGCGGGTGGTTTTATAGCCAGTTGGCGATCAGCACGATGCTGTGGGGTTCAGCCCCCGGCTCCGCCAAAGGAACGGCGATGCCGTACCCTCATCCGTTCCGCAACTGCATTGTGCTTGGCCACATGCTTGCCGAGTGGTGGGAATCAAAAGATGGAAAGCAACTCTTTCTGTCAGAAGAAGCTGCACTGACGGCTTGCGGCAACGGCGGCTTTGTTCAGAAGGTCGGCAAAATGTCGAAGGGCAAGCGGAATTACCGCGAACCCAGCGAGATTTTTGATCGCTACGGGGCCGACGCACTCCGGTGGTACTTCTTTGCGAATCAGCCGCCGTGGACTTCGATTCGGTATAGCGAGCAGTCGATCAAGGACAGCGTGCCGGAGTTTTTGCTGCGGCTGTGGAACGTGTATTCGTTCTTCACGATCTACGCAAACATCGACGGGTTTGATCCGGCGACTTCCCCGGCGAAGCGGCCGTTGGCTCAGCGGAGCGAGCTCGACCGCTGGATCGTCAGCGAACTCAATCGCACTGCGGCGATCGTCGTCGAGCGGATGGATGCTTACGACAACTTCGCAGCTTGCGCGGCGATCACCGAGTTCGTCGATGCGTTGTCGAACTGGTATGTCCGCCGTAGTCGCGATCGATTCTGGGCGGCTGACAAGCAATCGGCAGAGAAGCTCGACGCTTACTGGACGCTGTACGAGTGCCTCACCACGACGGCTCAGTTGATCGCGCCGTTCACGCCGTTTTTGGCGGAAAGCCTGTGGCAGAATTTGGTCGCGAAGCCGCTGAATGGCGCGAAGGCCGGCAGTGCTGCGGAGAGCGTGCATCTGTGCGACTACCCGACGGGCGATGCCTCGGCTGTTGACGAGCAGTTGTCCGCGCGGATGAACCTGGTGCGGCACATTTCGTCGCTCGGCCGCCAAGCGCGGACGAGCGCGAGCCTCAAGGTGCGGCAGCCGCTCGCTCGCGTGGAAGTGATTCTGGCCGACAACACGCATCAAAAATGGCTTGAAGAGCATGCGGCGGTGATTGCCGAAGAACTCAACGTGAAGCTGGTGGAGTTCAGCGACGAGCCGGATAAGTACGTCGAACATGAGGTGCTGCCGAACTTTAAGTTGCTGGGCAAGAAGCTCGGCAAGCTGATGCCGAAGGTAAAACCAGCGCTGGCGAGCCAGAGCGGGGCCGAGTTGCTCGCCAACTTGCGCGACAACGGCAAGGTCGATCTCGTGATCGACGGCGAAGCGGTGGAGTTACTGCCGGAAGAGCTGGAGGTTCGTTTTCAAGCGAAGCCGGGATGGACGGCGGCGAACGACAAAGGCGTCGTCGTCGTGCTCGCGACGGAAGTGACGCCGGAGTTGCTCGCCGAGGGGCTGGCTCGCGACTTGGTGCGGGTGATTCAGGATCGCCGTAAGGAAATGGGCTGCGAGTTTACGGACCGGATCAACGTCGGCGTTGTTTCCGCGGCGCCGGAACTGATCGGCGCCGTCGAGAGCTTCCGCGAGTATATCTCTGCGGAAACGCTGGCGGCTAAGTTGACGACGCAGGCGATTCCCAACGCGGCGCCGTTAGCCACGAAGGTCGGCGACGCCGATGTGGAACTCTACCTGCAGGTGGCGTCATGA
- a CDS encoding lysylphosphatidylglycerol synthase transmembrane domain-containing protein — translation MPAPLPHSSHHRRRVVVGMLKMAIAAAILAFLVYRLRGEGVFTRLVDEPKHWGRLALAQVLVLVGISLNWVRWQILVRALKLDFSFRDAFRLGALGHLLSQVSLGSVGGDVFKAMVVAREHPGKRTEAVASVIIDRVVGLYALLLVASVGAVAAGESLALDDELRGLMALVLTLAVIGTVGIALLMTPALTGPWLRERLRKIPGVGSTLVRLFGAADAYRHERRYLFAAIGVACCTHLSLVAAIWLIGQGLPIKAPTLAATFLVGPLSLCAGAIPLTPAGLGTFEAAMDQLYQAVGSQQGDGLLAAICYRAMTYVVAGIGATFYVTARKKVREVLEEAEAEEDAAGDAKPSA, via the coding sequence ATGCCTGCTCCCCTGCCCCACTCGTCGCACCACCGTCGCCGGGTGGTCGTGGGCATGTTGAAAATGGCGATTGCCGCGGCAATCCTCGCGTTCCTCGTCTACCGGCTGCGGGGCGAAGGGGTCTTCACGCGGCTCGTTGACGAGCCAAAACACTGGGGGCGGCTCGCGCTCGCTCAGGTGTTGGTACTCGTGGGGATCTCGCTCAATTGGGTTCGTTGGCAGATTCTGGTGCGGGCGCTGAAGCTCGATTTTTCGTTTCGCGATGCGTTTCGCTTGGGGGCGCTCGGCCATCTGCTCAGCCAAGTGTCGCTTGGAAGCGTTGGCGGCGACGTCTTTAAAGCGATGGTGGTCGCCCGCGAGCACCCGGGGAAGCGGACCGAGGCGGTGGCGAGCGTGATCATTGACCGCGTCGTGGGGCTCTATGCGCTGCTGCTGGTGGCGTCAGTGGGCGCCGTTGCGGCGGGCGAGTCGCTTGCGCTCGACGATGAATTGCGGGGGCTGATGGCGCTCGTGCTCACACTGGCCGTCATCGGTACCGTGGGTATCGCGCTCTTGATGACGCCGGCGCTCACTGGGCCATGGTTGCGAGAGCGGTTGCGGAAGATTCCGGGCGTCGGGTCGACGCTCGTGCGGCTGTTCGGAGCAGCTGATGCGTATCGGCACGAGCGGCGGTACCTGTTCGCGGCAATCGGGGTGGCGTGCTGCACCCACTTGTCGCTGGTCGCGGCGATTTGGCTCATCGGCCAGGGGTTGCCCATTAAGGCGCCGACGCTGGCGGCGACGTTTTTGGTGGGGCCGCTGAGCTTGTGTGCGGGGGCGATTCCGCTGACGCCGGCGGGGCTGGGGACGTTTGAGGCGGCGATGGATCAGCTTTATCAGGCAGTGGGGAGCCAGCAGGGCGACGGGTTGCTCGCGGCGATTTGCTACCGGGCGATGACGTACGTGGTCGCGGGGATCGGGGCGACGTTTTATGTGACAGCGCGGAAGAAAGTTCGCGAGGTGCTGGAGGAGGCTGAGGCGGAAGAGGATGCCGCGGGGGACGCGAAGCCTAGCGCCTAA
- a CDS encoding SdrD B-like domain-containing protein has translation MIFRHRWGRRALAATCACLAATLFASNALAVSQLSGYTYVDRYNDGILLFSDAPHPDLVIPNVEIKLYSVSGMTETLLSTVVTSDIGLYSFTNLAAGTYSIRQTHPFQYLDGIDTLGTIRNLNNNNVPPGANIGTLAADAFTNIVLPDNARGEMYNFGERGLLAQYASKRNLLGSAPPPQYAPDPEVLPEPATASLFALGGMGMLAMKRRASRKR, from the coding sequence ATGATTTTCCGACACCGATGGGGCCGCCGCGCGCTTGCGGCGACCTGCGCTTGCCTCGCCGCGACGCTCTTCGCGTCCAACGCTCTGGCTGTCAGTCAGCTCTCCGGCTACACGTACGTCGATCGTTATAACGATGGAATACTCCTGTTTAGCGATGCGCCGCACCCTGATCTCGTCATCCCCAACGTTGAGATTAAGCTCTACAGCGTTTCCGGGATGACCGAGACGTTGCTCTCGACCGTCGTCACGAGCGACATCGGCCTCTACTCGTTCACGAACCTCGCGGCCGGCACGTACTCGATCCGTCAGACCCATCCGTTCCAGTATCTCGACGGCATCGACACGCTCGGCACGATTCGGAACTTGAATAACAACAACGTTCCGCCAGGCGCCAACATCGGCACGCTGGCCGCCGATGCGTTCACGAACATCGTTCTGCCCGACAACGCTCGCGGCGAGATGTACAATTTCGGCGAACGGGGCCTGCTCGCTCAGTACGCCTCGAAGCGCAACCTACTCGGTTCCGCTCCGCCGCCGCAGTACGCTCCCGATCCGGAAGTCCTCCCGGAACCGGCGACCGCCTCGCTATTCGCTCTCGGCGGCATGGGGATGCTCGCCATGAAGCGTCGCGCCAGCCGCAAGCGATAA
- a CDS encoding pyridoxal phosphate-dependent decarboxylase family protein, translated as MENGIGVGDASHSRAKASLRQVDGGSIDRSNWSMDLDETTRLIRAAAERAATYHASLPERGVAPTPASLAALAEFDEPFPERPAAADDTLAMLDRLGSPATMATTGGRYFGFVNGAVLPAAMAAHILATAWDQNAALSAMSPLASRVRSVVSRWLVDALRLPAGSEAMFVGGATVANLCGLAAGRDFVLSQVGWDAAGDGLIGAPPVSVIVGEQAHSTIAKSLSIIGLGRKRVIVAPTDDQGRIIASRLPSVDGPVIVSTQAGELNTGAFDPFDEIIDWARQRNSWVHVDGAIGLWAAASPARRHLTAGMNGADSWATDGHKWLNVPYDSGIILIRDAALLRPTMSARAGYLPEGDLDPMHHTPQSSQRARAFDAWAALRTLGRSGLADLVDRCSDHAQRFAAGLRAAGIDVLNEVVINQVLVGFADDAATDRVLEHIQRSGECWCGGTMWRGRKAMRISVSSWATTEADVDRSLAAIIAARDAAC; from the coding sequence GTGGAGAACGGAATCGGCGTCGGAGACGCCTCCCACAGTCGCGCGAAGGCATCACTGCGGCAGGTTGACGGCGGGTCCATCGACCGATCGAATTGGTCGATGGACCTCGACGAGACGACCCGCCTGATTCGCGCTGCGGCCGAGCGCGCCGCGACCTACCACGCCTCGCTGCCCGAGCGGGGCGTGGCGCCAACGCCCGCAAGTTTGGCCGCGCTGGCGGAGTTCGACGAGCCGTTCCCAGAACGGCCCGCCGCTGCGGACGACACGCTGGCGATGCTCGATCGGCTCGGCTCGCCGGCGACGATGGCGACGACAGGTGGCCGCTACTTCGGCTTCGTCAACGGGGCCGTCCTGCCGGCGGCGATGGCGGCCCACATCCTCGCGACGGCGTGGGATCAGAACGCGGCGCTCTCGGCGATGTCGCCGCTGGCGAGCCGCGTGCGGTCGGTCGTTTCGCGGTGGCTGGTCGATGCGCTCCGCCTGCCCGCCGGGAGCGAGGCGATGTTTGTCGGCGGCGCGACCGTGGCGAACCTCTGCGGCCTCGCGGCGGGGCGCGACTTCGTGCTCTCTCAAGTCGGCTGGGACGCTGCGGGCGACGGGCTGATCGGCGCGCCGCCGGTGAGCGTGATCGTTGGCGAGCAGGCCCACTCGACGATCGCCAAGTCACTCTCAATCATTGGCCTTGGCCGCAAGCGGGTGATCGTCGCGCCCACGGACGATCAAGGGCGAATCATCGCGAGCCGTTTGCCCAGTGTCGACGGCCCGGTGATCGTCTCGACGCAAGCGGGCGAGTTGAACACCGGCGCCTTTGATCCGTTCGACGAGATCATCGATTGGGCCCGCCAGCGGAACAGCTGGGTGCATGTCGACGGAGCCATCGGGCTGTGGGCCGCAGCGTCGCCCGCGCGGCGGCATCTCACCGCGGGCATGAACGGCGCCGACTCTTGGGCGACCGACGGGCACAAGTGGCTCAACGTCCCGTACGACTCGGGGATCATCCTCATTCGCGATGCGGCCCTGTTACGGCCGACAATGTCGGCGCGGGCCGGCTACTTGCCGGAGGGAGATCTCGATCCGATGCACCACACGCCGCAGTCGTCGCAGCGAGCGCGGGCGTTCGATGCGTGGGCCGCACTGCGAACGCTGGGGCGGAGCGGACTTGCAGACCTGGTCGATCGCTGCAGCGATCACGCCCAGCGATTCGCCGCGGGGTTGCGTGCGGCGGGGATCGACGTGCTCAACGAGGTGGTGATTAACCAGGTGCTCGTCGGATTTGCCGATGACGCGGCGACCGATCGCGTGCTCGAGCACATCCAACGCTCGGGCGAGTGCTGGTGCGGCGGGACGATGTGGCGAGGTCGCAAGGCGATGCGGATCAGCGTGTCGAGTTGGGCGACGACCGAGGCGGACGTTGATCGCAGCCTAGCGGCAATCATTGCGGCGCGCGACGCCGCCTGCTAG